The Tautonia marina genome has a window encoding:
- a CDS encoding DUF1549 domain-containing protein, which translates to MRDRVSCVLEIPIALVLTLLIGSSTPTRAEEPEEPLHERIDRLVEEASAGPRAALATDGEFLRRVVLDLTGTIPSAEQARAFLDDPSPYKRQRLIDDLLASPGYARRMQYVFDTMLMERRRDQHVPRADWETFLYRAFAENRPYDQLVREILAADGSEAPSERAPAKFVLDRGADPDLVTRDLGRIFLGRDLQCAQCHDHPLVEDYLQAHYYGLRAFLDRTSLFTEPGSGRVMLAETAEGETTFQSVFRKSVTHSTGPRILDGASVAEPELPEEERYVVAPEKDVRSVPTFSRFEQLAEALASDEVEPFARNAANRLWALVMKRGIYHPLDLDHSDNPPSHPELLDLLTAEFRAMDYDLKAFLRELALTRTYQRSSEPPPGSDEAASDPSRFAVALLAPLSPEQLAWSLMRGLGVVEPQERAVEAQLDHAEAFLCEVCRDDPDRAQRRPWVVEQEVQAKLAGNVTTFVRYFGATEGQPDDAVEANVHQALFLSNGGPVQNWVQPSGSNLTARLQAIDDRDVLAEQLYLSLLSRRPSAQERAEVVALLEARGADGRSAAIRDLAWALITSAEFRFNH; encoded by the coding sequence ATGCGAGACCGGGTCAGCTGCGTGCTCGAGATCCCGATCGCCCTGGTGCTCACCCTGCTGATCGGGAGTTCGACGCCGACGCGGGCCGAGGAGCCGGAGGAACCCTTGCACGAGCGGATTGACCGGCTCGTGGAGGAGGCCAGCGCGGGGCCGAGGGCCGCGCTGGCGACCGACGGCGAGTTCCTCCGCCGGGTTGTGCTCGACCTGACGGGCACGATCCCCTCGGCCGAGCAGGCCCGCGCGTTCCTCGATGATCCCTCTCCGTACAAGCGGCAGCGGCTGATCGACGACCTGCTGGCGAGCCCCGGCTATGCGCGGCGGATGCAATACGTCTTCGACACCATGCTCATGGAGCGCCGCCGCGATCAGCACGTCCCGCGGGCCGACTGGGAAACGTTCCTGTACCGGGCCTTTGCCGAGAATCGGCCCTACGATCAGCTCGTCCGGGAGATTCTGGCCGCGGATGGTTCCGAGGCCCCCTCGGAACGGGCCCCCGCGAAGTTCGTCCTCGACCGCGGGGCCGATCCCGATCTGGTGACCCGTGACCTCGGCCGGATCTTCCTCGGCCGCGATCTGCAGTGCGCCCAGTGCCACGACCACCCCCTGGTCGAGGATTACCTGCAAGCCCACTACTACGGCCTTCGGGCCTTCCTCGACCGCACGAGCCTGTTCACCGAGCCGGGATCGGGCCGGGTGATGCTGGCCGAGACGGCCGAGGGGGAGACGACCTTCCAGTCGGTCTTCCGCAAGAGCGTGACCCACTCGACCGGCCCCCGGATTCTCGACGGCGCCTCGGTCGCCGAGCCGGAATTGCCCGAGGAGGAGCGTTACGTCGTCGCCCCGGAGAAGGACGTCCGTTCGGTGCCAACCTTCAGCCGCTTCGAGCAGCTCGCCGAGGCGCTGGCCTCCGATGAGGTCGAGCCGTTCGCCCGCAACGCCGCGAACCGCCTCTGGGCCCTCGTGATGAAGCGAGGGATCTACCACCCGCTCGACCTCGACCACTCGGACAACCCGCCGTCGCATCCCGAACTGCTCGACCTGCTGACGGCGGAGTTCCGGGCGATGGATTATGATCTCAAGGCATTTCTGCGCGAGCTGGCCCTGACCCGAACCTACCAGCGCTCGAGCGAGCCGCCCCCGGGCAGCGACGAGGCGGCCAGCGATCCGAGCCGCTTCGCCGTGGCCCTGCTCGCCCCGCTTTCTCCCGAGCAACTGGCCTGGAGCCTGATGCGCGGATTGGGGGTGGTCGAGCCCCAGGAACGGGCCGTCGAGGCTCAGCTCGATCATGCCGAGGCGTTTCTCTGCGAGGTTTGCCGGGACGATCCTGATCGTGCGCAGCGCCGCCCCTGGGTCGTCGAGCAGGAGGTCCAGGCGAAGCTCGCCGGCAACGTCACCACCTTCGTGCGCTACTTCGGGGCCACCGAGGGGCAGCCCGACGATGCCGTCGAGGCGAACGTTCATCAGGCCCTTTTTCTCAGTAACGGCGGACCGGTCCAGAACTGGGTCCAGCCCTCCGGCAGCAACCTGACCGCCCGCTTGCAGGCGATCGACGATCGGGACGTGCTGGCCGAGCAGCTCTACCTCAGTCTGTTGAGTCGTCGGCCCTCGGCCCAGGAGCGGGCCGAGGTCGTCGCCTTGCTTGAGGCACGCGGGGCCGACGGGCGATCGGCCGCAATCCGGGATCTCGCCTGGGCGTTGATCACCTCGGCCGAGTTTCGCTTCAACCACTGA